From Magnolia sinica isolate HGM2019 chromosome 13, MsV1, whole genome shotgun sequence, one genomic window encodes:
- the LOC131223699 gene encoding ankyrin repeat domain-containing protein 2B-like isoform X2, producing MPGGNKDEKPASAKNESSKTEASLEEPQGGQGGSACWPGTGIPADAFDFSAISGLLDDPTIKELAEQIAKDPSFNQMAEQLQKSVQGAGQDGIPQVDTEQYLSTMQQVMQNPQFMTMAERLGSALMQDPSMSSMMENLTNPSHNENLEEQMARIKEDPSLKPILDEIETGGPSAMMRYWNDPDVLQKLGQAMGLRASGDTATSAELSGPDEVEEETEYEDESAVHHTASVGDVEGLKSALAAGADKDAVDSEGRAALHFSCGYGEHGRVLFLMQKCGKILFLKSMIVTLDA from the exons ATGCCGGGCGGCAACAagg ATGAGAAGCCTGCTTCAGCAAAGAATGAAAGTTCCAAGACTGAAGCGTCTCTGGAAGAGCCACAAGGAGGACAAGGAGGCAGTGCCTGTTGGCCAGGAACAGGGATTCCTGCAGATGCCTTTGACTTCTCGGCCATTTCTGGGCTACTTGAT GATCCTACCATCAAGGAATTAGCAGAACAGATAGCAAAGGATCCTTCATTTAATCAGATGGCTGAACAGCTCCAAAAGAGTGTCCAAGGTGCAGGCCAAGATGGTATCCCTCAGGTGGATACAGAACAATATTTATCTACCATGCAACAGGTTATGCAAAATCCTCAGTTCATGACCATGGCTGAACGCCTTGGTAGTGCTCTTATGCAG GATCCTTCTATGTCGAGCATGATggagaatttaaccaatccatctCACAACGAAAATCTTGAAGAACAAATGGCACGCATCAAGGAAGATCCATCTCTGAAGCCTATTCTAGATGAGATCGAGACTGGAGGCCCATCCGCAATGATGAG GTACTGGAATGATCCTGATGTCCTACAAAAGTTAGGTCAAGCCATGGGTCTCAGGGCTTCAGGAGACACAGCAACTTCAGCTGAACTTTCTGGACCTGATGAAGTGGAAGAAGAAACTGAATATGAGGATGAGTCTGCAGTTCACCACACTGCTAGTGTTGGTGATGTGGAG GGTTTGAAGAGTGCGCTGGCTGCGGGAGCAGACAAAGATGCAGTAGATTCAGAGGGAAGGGCAGCTTTGCATTTCTCATGCGGTTATGGAGAG CACGGGAGGGTGCTTTTCCTCATGCAAAAGTGTGGAAAGAtcctgttcctcaagagtatgaTTGTTACATTGGATGCTTAA